From Ignisphaera aggregans DSM 17230, the proteins below share one genomic window:
- a CDS encoding GCN5-related N-acetyltransferase (COGs: COG3393 acetyltransferase~InterPro IPR000182~KEGG: pas:Pars_2013 GCN5-related N-acetyltransferase~PFAM: GCN5-related N-acetyltransferase~SPTR: A4WME3 GCN5-related N-acetyltransferase~PFAM: FR47-like protein), producing the protein MDDLDIDLWRAITKLYVSDPLTHCYLMYDLIYEYGNIDAVFSVDYNGIVSYILIWNGYRVQGVHLWGYDIDLLNMVDIARDKPVYIHLYTDDYSFSRKIIDIVNQNAKILEFYDMVVDEKSFIQYNNPIVHRLSLDDIEAFIAIKRIQGREIGYEEAQRILLRGRYYGVYIDRMIVAIAGRYIALPEVWVIGDVYVHPDYRGRGYGKAVTSAITRDAVASGAIAMLHVDTENIPAINLYKGLGYRVYRKRIWIYIA; encoded by the coding sequence TTGGATGATCTTGATATAGATCTATGGAGAGCGATTACAAAGCTATATGTATCTGATCCCTTGACCCATTGTTATCTTATGTATGATTTAATTTATGAGTATGGGAATATAGATGCTGTATTTAGTGTTGATTACAATGGTATAGTTTCCTATATACTTATATGGAATGGTTATCGTGTACAGGGTGTACATCTATGGGGATATGATATCGATTTACTGAATATGGTTGATATTGCTAGAGATAAACCTGTATATATACATCTCTATACAGATGACTATAGCTTTTCTAGAAAGATTATAGATATTGTTAATCAAAATGCTAAAATTTTAGAGTTCTATGATATGGTTGTTGATGAAAAGAGTTTTATACAATACAATAACCCTATTGTCCATAGACTTAGCCTAGATGATATAGAGGCTTTTATAGCTATAAAGAGGATTCAGGGACGTGAGATAGGTTATGAGGAGGCGCAGAGAATTCTTCTTAGAGGTAGATACTATGGGGTATATATAGATAGAATGATTGTGGCTATCGCTGGACGCTATATAGCTCTGCCAGAGGTTTGGGTGATAGGTGATGTATATGTTCATCCAGATTATAGGGGTAGGGGATATGGAAAAGCTGTTACATCAGCAATAACTAGAGATGCTGTTGCATCTGGGGCTATAGCAATGCTGCATGTAGATACAGAGAATATACCAGCTATAAATCTCTATAAGGGTCTTGGGTATAGGGTCTATAGGAAGAGGATATGGATATATATAGCATGA
- a CDS encoding methyltransferase type 12 (KEGG: tpe:Tpen_1386 methyltransferase type 12~SPTR: A1S003 Methyltransferase type 12): MRVCRYIFVSAILIHGGYMESLYMEKLYRLFPWPENPYEEEGRARYQEALEYMARVVEHGWIRERVGDRDRISIVEYCSGTGIGGIALARILREKYGVAIDLLLIDLRRSALEIAKRFSREELGFEVDTLVADVTKDIDLGKKFDIALLWGLTTPHFSPWNYIKFLSNVARSLSDKGIYIYEEGDRMYSILLLRGYKDVVSESSRNRIVLTIHRDYSPLTGYITRTIYDFIGHEYTDLKLYFWGLADSMAFTWIFFRDIDFIPLRSSYSGVAVAVDPRRDIRYEDYLYAKPRVLEKEDL, translated from the coding sequence ATGAGAGTGTGTAGATATATATTTGTCTCAGCTATTTTAATCCATGGTGGTTATATGGAGTCTCTATATATGGAGAAACTCTATAGGTTGTTTCCATGGCCTGAAAACCCGTATGAGGAGGAGGGTAGAGCTAGATATCAAGAGGCTTTAGAATATATGGCTAGAGTTGTTGAACATGGGTGGATTAGGGAGAGAGTTGGTGATAGGGATAGGATTAGTATTGTTGAATACTGTAGTGGCACAGGTATAGGTGGTATCGCATTAGCGAGAATTCTTCGTGAGAAATATGGTGTTGCCATAGATCTTCTGCTAATAGATCTTAGGAGAAGTGCTCTGGAGATAGCCAAGAGGTTTTCACGTGAGGAACTAGGTTTTGAGGTAGATACACTTGTAGCAGATGTTACAAAAGATATAGATCTTGGGAAAAAGTTTGATATAGCTCTACTCTGGGGTCTTACAACACCTCATTTCAGTCCTTGGAACTATATCAAGTTTCTATCCAATGTAGCTAGATCTCTTAGTGATAAGGGGATCTATATCTATGAAGAGGGCGATAGAATGTACTCGATACTTCTATTGAGAGGCTATAAAGATGTTGTATCTGAGTCGTCTAGAAATAGAATTGTGTTGACAATTCATAGAGACTATAGTCCATTGACAGGTTATATAACTAGAACTATATATGATTTTATAGGTCATGAATATACAGATCTAAAATTATATTTCTGGGGATTAGCAGATTCAATGGCATTTACATGGATATTCTTTAGAGATATAGACTTTATACCACTTAGATCTAGCTATAGCGGTGTAGCAGTAGCTGTAGACCCGCGGAGAGATATCAGATATGAGGATTATCTCTATGCAAAGCCTAGGGTTTTGGAGAAAGAGGATCTGTAG
- a CDS encoding conserved hypothetical protein (KEGG: smr:Smar_1527 hypothetical protein~SPTR: A3DPQ6 Putative uncharacterized protein~PFAM: Post-segregation antitoxin CcdA) encodes MGRYVTVSTKIRRELFEEAKRLGINISELLRRTLEEEIRRRRLMSLEESLKKMHNVLSKIDVNEVVELIREDRETR; translated from the coding sequence ATGGGTAGGTATGTTACAGTCTCCACTAAGATTAGGAGAGAACTTTTTGAGGAGGCTAAGAGGCTAGGTATCAACATCTCTGAGCTTCTAAGGAGGACTCTCGAGGAGGAGATACGTAGGCGTAGATTGATGAGTCTAGAGGAGAGTTTGAAGAAGATGCATAACGTACTAAGTAAGATAGATGTGAATGAAGTTGTAGAGCTGATCCGTGAAGATAGGGAAACGAGATGA
- a CDS encoding thymidylate synthase (FAD) (COGs: COG1351 alternative thymidylate synthase~InterPro IPR003669~KEGG: smr:Smar_1078 thymidylate synthase, flavin-dependent~PFAM: thymidylate synthase complementing protein ThyX~PRIAM: Thymidylate synthase (FAD)~SPTR: A3DNG6 Thymidylate synthase, flavin-dependent~TIGRFAM: thymidylate synthase, flavin-dependent~PFAM: Thymidylate synthase complementing protein~TIGRFAM: thymidylate synthase, flavin-dependent), translated as MDAPYKPSVKLLFYLSDVPKIIASAGKMTLSHRDVATIFGSMDDTKVVEWIRELVRRGHTSPFEHSIYVFEVVCSRVASHQIVRHRIAGYTQLSQRYSENFLRLFVKSIASYLGREDLYVDSPRNREGYKSYVHLINIFIDSGPEYDTLLDIVSTAFIVPPNVVKNRDRSFLESLVVAVGRYYDVLAKGYTYEDARFLLPQAIKTRLLVSMNARELIESFLPLRMCIRAQWEIRYIAWNLWRQLMEIHPDIFRYIGPRCIHIDSRVRKNLCSLDEYLDGRCSFEISRCPELVDREAISQCLKTTSRDPYEP; from the coding sequence ATGGATGCACCATATAAGCCTAGTGTAAAGCTCTTGTTCTATCTATCTGATGTTCCAAAGATTATTGCATCTGCAGGTAAGATGACTCTGTCTCATAGGGATGTAGCAACAATTTTTGGTTCTATGGATGATACGAAGGTTGTTGAGTGGATCAGAGAGCTTGTTAGAAGGGGGCATACATCGCCATTTGAACACAGCATCTATGTTTTTGAGGTTGTTTGTAGTAGAGTTGCAAGTCATCAGATTGTTAGACATAGGATTGCTGGATATACACAGCTTAGCCAGAGATATAGTGAGAATTTTCTGAGGCTGTTTGTGAAGAGCATTGCTAGTTATCTTGGTAGAGAGGATCTATATGTTGATAGTCCTAGGAATAGAGAGGGCTATAAATCATATGTACATCTAATAAATATCTTTATAGACTCTGGACCTGAATATGATACACTCTTGGACATAGTCTCGACAGCTTTTATAGTACCTCCAAATGTTGTGAAGAATAGGGATAGATCGTTTCTAGAATCGCTAGTTGTTGCTGTTGGGAGATACTATGATGTATTGGCAAAGGGCTATACATATGAAGATGCAAGATTTCTACTTCCACAGGCAATTAAAACAAGATTACTTGTATCTATGAATGCACGTGAACTTATCGAGAGTTTTCTACCGTTGAGAATGTGTATAAGGGCACAGTGGGAGATAAGATATATCGCATGGAATTTATGGAGACAGCTTATGGAGATCCACCCAGATATATTTAGGTACATAGGCCCTCGATGTATACATATAGATAGCCGTGTTAGGAAGAATCTTTGTAGCCTAGATGAATATCTAGATGGTAGATGCTCCTTCGAAATATCTAGATGTCCAGAGCTCGTTGATAGAGAAGCTATTTCACAGTGTCTAAAAACAACTTCTAGAGATCCATATGAGCCTTAG
- a CDS encoding methionine synthase (B12-independent) (COGs: COG0620 Methionine synthase II (cobalamin-independent)~InterPro IPR013215:IPR002629~KEGG: tko:TK1446 methionine synthase~PFAM: Methionine synthase vitamin-B12 independent; Cobalamin-independent synthase MetE domain protein~PRIAM:5-methyltetrahydropteroyltriglutamate--homocy steineS-methyltransferase~SPTR: Q5JH51 Probable methylcobalamin:homocysteine methyltransferase~PFAM: Cobalamin-independent synthase, Catalytic domain), with product MMYLPVLPTTVIGSYPRPRWLREIIRGFRQGRYDADTLREALDDAVITVVRDHEEAGIDIPSDGEMRRDEMVEYFAERIGGFKFYGPVRVWGNNYFRKPAVVEPIKYLKPIVVEEFLFLKSCTRKPIVKVTITGPYTIADWSFNEYYRSKEDLAFDLAKVVNQELKKLEEAGALFVQIDEPALTTHPDEIDWAVQAINKAVEGINIKIGLHVCYSNYELLQKYFDDINVTQFALEFANRGFRDLHIVKKLGKELGLGVVDVHNKSVEAPEDIAKAITKAMSYIDPEYLYINPDCGLKLLPRSIAKKKLEAMVRGTEIVRRELVKRGIESIPLRTKI from the coding sequence ATGATGTATCTACCCGTATTGCCAACTACTGTTATAGGTTCGTATCCAAGACCAAGATGGCTAAGGGAGATTATTAGAGGTTTTAGGCAGGGTAGATACGATGCTGATACACTTAGGGAGGCTCTAGACGATGCTGTGATAACTGTTGTAAGGGATCATGAGGAAGCAGGGATCGATATACCCTCTGATGGTGAAATGCGTAGAGATGAGATGGTAGAGTATTTTGCTGAGAGAATAGGTGGCTTTAAGTTCTATGGACCTGTTAGGGTATGGGGTAATAACTATTTCAGGAAACCAGCTGTTGTTGAACCAATAAAATACCTCAAGCCTATTGTTGTAGAAGAATTCCTATTCCTAAAAAGCTGTACAAGGAAGCCCATTGTAAAGGTAACTATAACGGGTCCATATACAATAGCTGATTGGAGCTTCAATGAATACTATAGATCTAAAGAGGATCTAGCATTCGATCTAGCTAAGGTTGTTAATCAAGAGCTCAAGAAACTTGAGGAGGCTGGAGCACTGTTTGTACAGATAGACGAGCCTGCCCTGACCACACATCCAGATGAGATTGACTGGGCTGTACAAGCTATAAATAAAGCAGTTGAGGGTATAAACATTAAGATAGGTCTCCATGTCTGTTACAGCAACTATGAATTGCTCCAGAAATACTTTGACGATATAAATGTTACACAGTTTGCTCTAGAGTTTGCCAATAGAGGTTTCAGAGATCTGCATATAGTTAAAAAACTTGGTAAAGAGCTTGGCCTTGGTGTTGTTGATGTACATAACAAATCTGTTGAGGCTCCAGAGGATATAGCTAAGGCGATAACAAAGGCTATGAGTTATATAGATCCTGAGTACCTCTATATAAATCCTGATTGCGGATTAAAGCTATTACCTAGAAGTATTGCTAAAAAGAAGCTTGAGGCAATGGTTAGAGGTACAGAGATTGTCAGGAGAGAGCTTGTAAAGAGGGGTATAGAGTCAATTCCTCTTAGAACCAAGATATAG
- a CDS encoding Cobalamin-independent synthase MetE domain protein (COGs: COG0620 Methionine synthase II (cobalamin-independent)~InterPro IPR013215:IPR002629~KEGG: pab:PAB2361 5-methyltetrahydropteroyltriglutamate--homocysteine methyltransferase~PFAM: Cobalamin-independent synthase MetE domain protein; Methionine synthase vitamin-B12 independent~SPTR: Q9V086 MetE-like1 B12-independent methionine synthase homolog~PFAM: Cobalamin-independent synthase, N-terminal domain): MLVYVLTKIYGGIVGSYPRPVTLARLLNKFYSNKISLDRLEHGYEEHMERLFRLIIKFGIEYTTDGMFRWDDIFNPLISYIDGVRIDGLYRFYDNNFFFRAPHIVARIRLRGDVPIAMWYSNAMKILDRVVAELGIENIYVLKPVLPGPLTFALNSVNEFYSDLRDLINDYTTEVLSPLIKNLSSHGATVVEIHEPEIVVGRADKVYVSEAVNSLASLGKEHGVRLWIQTYFGDIGRVLELLVELQSHIIGIDLTATKNFDSITKGLDGFRHIALGLYNSRSTIIEKNTVLRGIVQMFTRVDIDDIYVTNSAPMDFIPEVIAVRKLRKLGLLVKSLRGGET, translated from the coding sequence GTGTTGGTGTATGTATTGACAAAGATATATGGTGGTATTGTAGGCAGTTATCCAAGGCCTGTAACCCTAGCTAGGTTGCTAAATAAGTTTTACTCCAATAAGATTTCTCTGGATAGACTTGAGCATGGATATGAAGAACATATGGAGAGACTCTTTAGATTGATTATAAAGTTTGGTATAGAGTATACAACTGATGGTATGTTCAGATGGGATGATATCTTCAATCCGTTAATAAGCTATATAGATGGTGTTAGGATTGATGGTCTCTATAGATTCTATGACAATAACTTCTTCTTTAGGGCACCACATATTGTAGCTAGGATTAGGCTTAGAGGAGATGTACCTATAGCTATGTGGTACAGCAATGCGATGAAGATTCTCGATAGGGTTGTGGCTGAGCTGGGTATAGAGAATATATATGTGTTGAAACCTGTGCTACCAGGACCTCTAACCTTCGCCCTAAACTCTGTAAATGAGTTTTATAGTGATCTCAGAGATCTCATCAATGATTATACAACAGAAGTTTTGTCCCCACTCATAAAGAATTTGTCTAGCCATGGAGCAACTGTGGTAGAGATACACGAACCTGAGATTGTTGTTGGTAGAGCTGATAAAGTATACGTCTCTGAGGCTGTCAATAGTTTAGCGAGTCTTGGTAAGGAGCATGGCGTTAGACTGTGGATACAGACATATTTTGGTGATATAGGAAGAGTCCTCGAGCTTCTAGTAGAGTTGCAAAGCCATATAATTGGAATAGATCTTACAGCTACAAAGAATTTTGATAGTATTACCAAGGGGTTGGATGGCTTTAGACATATTGCACTAGGGCTATATAACTCTAGGAGTACTATAATCGAGAAGAACACTGTTTTGAGGGGAATTGTTCAGATGTTTACCAGGGTAGATATAGATGATATATATGTCACAAATAGTGCTCCTATGGACTTCATACCAGAGGTTATAGCTGTTAGAAAGCTTAGGAAACTTGGTTTATTGGTTAAATCACTTAGGGGTGGAGAGACATGA
- a CDS encoding conserved hypothetical protein (KEGG: smr:Smar_1589 hypothetical protein~SPTR: A3DPW3 Putative uncharacterized protein) has protein sequence MGRGEGFKIEIVDEILREFYDRILPVVSSEFDETRRYLRFFAWLNTWLERRGFGRIIVTGGFAVEVYTGRAYRTMDIDIVVEGVEAIRIIEEFLRRIAERIGRGYLPYIEAISTKSIDIVSTIYDREMKPVKLMINSEYIYLEPPEELIIRYLAAWKFWGSTEDRDKAIWLYYIWRDRIDIDYIARKTMHENTYDKFIELQNIVSSTSKGI, from the coding sequence ATGGGGAGAGGAGAGGGTTTTAAGATTGAGATAGTTGATGAGATTCTCAGAGAATTCTATGATAGAATTCTACCTGTTGTCAGTTCTGAGTTTGATGAGACTAGAAGATATTTGAGATTTTTTGCATGGCTAAATACATGGCTTGAGAGGAGAGGTTTTGGGAGGATTATTGTTACTGGGGGTTTTGCTGTAGAGGTTTATACAGGTAGAGCTTATAGGACTATGGATATAGATATAGTTGTTGAGGGTGTAGAGGCTATTAGGATTATAGAGGAGTTTCTTAGGAGAATAGCTGAGAGGATTGGTAGGGGTTATCTACCATATATAGAAGCTATTTCGACAAAGTCTATAGATATTGTCTCTACTATATATGATAGAGAGATGAAACCTGTAAAGCTTATGATAAACAGCGAATATATCTATCTAGAGCCACCCGAAGAACTTATAATAAGATATTTAGCTGCATGGAAATTCTGGGGATCTACAGAGGATAGGGATAAGGCTATCTGGCTCTACTACATATGGAGAGATAGAATAGATATAGACTATATAGCTAGAAAAACAATGCATGAAAATACATATGACAAGTTTATAGAGCTACAAAATATTGTTTCATCAACATCTAAGGGGATTTGA
- a CDS encoding conserved hypothetical protein (KEGG: pcl:Pcal_0460 hypothetical protein~SPTR: A3MTC5 Putative uncharacterized protein): MGSELLTKEEKERILKTLEVDIEFRYAVAGLIGLNEILKRLDRHEEELVRIREEQKRIWEEIARLWNEVAKLREDMVKGFERHDREIEMLRKDFLKMVERMDRIETRLTRVERALEHLSISIEEEAQEVISQLLMKRGIQISLSSIKINERYELDIYGSIENITIVGEAKVRASNKTVERLLKRIENVKDVRPDLFRGRIIPVLYCARFLGDSSKAEERGVWLIVSGKEVTKLPL; this comes from the coding sequence ATGGGTTCAGAGCTACTTACTAAGGAGGAGAAGGAGAGGATACTAAAGACACTTGAAGTAGATATAGAGTTTAGATATGCTGTAGCAGGTCTTATAGGTCTGAATGAGATTCTTAAGAGGCTTGATAGACATGAGGAGGAACTTGTTAGAATTAGGGAGGAGCAGAAGAGGATCTGGGAGGAGATAGCTAGGCTATGGAATGAAGTTGCAAAACTTAGAGAGGATATGGTCAAAGGATTTGAGAGACATGATAGAGAGATTGAGATGCTGAGGAAGGATTTTCTGAAGATGGTTGAAAGAATGGATAGGATTGAGACTAGATTGACTAGGGTTGAGAGAGCTTTGGAACATTTATCTATAAGTATTGAGGAGGAAGCTCAGGAAGTTATATCGCAACTCTTAATGAAGCGAGGGATTCAGATTAGTCTCTCAAGTATTAAGATTAATGAGAGGTATGAGCTTGATATATATGGATCTATAGAGAATATCACTATTGTGGGTGAGGCAAAGGTGAGAGCTTCTAATAAAACTGTTGAGAGACTTTTGAAGAGGATTGAAAATGTTAAGGATGTTAGACCAGATCTATTCAGAGGGAGGATTATACCTGTACTTTACTGTGCAAGATTCTTGGGAGACTCATCAAAGGCTGAGGAGAGGGGTGTGTGGCTAATAGTATCTGGTAAAGAGGTCACCAAGCTACCTCTCTAA
- a CDS encoding ATPase (InterPro IPR011579~KEGG: cma:Cmaq_1436 hypothetical protein~PFAM: ATPase~SPTR: A8M942 Putative uncharacterized protein~PFAM: Archaeal ATPase), whose protein sequence is MKKIKVGFADRKIEFIDRDVALKQIENFAERGTRFPIVIYGPEGCGKTALFRQAKAVLEEYGYSVVYVNPSGESIEERFSISEELRGLAEELGAYLLKDISSLIEKAVEILYIAIRRGIRRRIAILADDVFQVIGLDKAEILIKSFLNMIEWPSIDYEKIVVLVSSSEGVSRERIGRHTWADIHIMWNMSREGFKQLYEVLSEPKPSFEDVWRITGGNPRILEKLYRADWDIDFVISRMIKEKDIHLWIYSLNSESRDILMDIVDDPDTILYKLYNEKVKKLLKELIEKNLIVSIWDREPRLWIDTPPPEKDLELGIGKYFAWQTPLHREAIRRDLEMYISKQ, encoded by the coding sequence ATGAAGAAAATTAAGGTGGGTTTTGCTGATCGCAAAATAGAGTTTATTGATAGAGATGTTGCTTTAAAACAAATTGAGAATTTTGCTGAGAGGGGCACTAGATTCCCCATTGTTATCTATGGTCCTGAGGGCTGTGGTAAGACAGCTTTGTTTAGACAGGCTAAGGCTGTTCTTGAGGAATATGGTTATAGTGTTGTATATGTAAATCCTTCTGGAGAGTCTATAGAGGAGAGATTCTCTATATCTGAAGAGCTTAGGGGATTAGCTGAAGAGTTAGGAGCATATCTATTAAAGGATATCTCTAGTCTTATTGAAAAAGCTGTTGAGATTTTATATATAGCTATTAGAAGGGGTATTAGGAGGAGGATAGCCATATTAGCAGACGATGTCTTTCAAGTTATAGGATTGGATAAAGCAGAAATCCTTATAAAATCATTTCTAAATATGATTGAATGGCCATCTATAGACTATGAAAAGATTGTTGTTTTGGTTTCTAGTAGTGAGGGTGTTTCTAGGGAGAGGATAGGTAGACATACATGGGCTGATATACATATAATGTGGAATATGTCTAGAGAAGGATTTAAACAGCTCTATGAAGTTCTATCTGAACCAAAACCTTCTTTTGAAGATGTTTGGAGGATAACAGGAGGTAATCCAAGGATATTGGAGAAGTTGTATAGAGCTGATTGGGATATAGATTTTGTTATTAGTAGAATGATTAAGGAGAAAGATATTCATCTATGGATATATTCACTCAATAGCGAATCTAGAGATATTCTAATGGATATTGTTGATGATCCTGATACAATACTCTATAAACTATATAATGAAAAAGTAAAGAAGCTTTTGAAAGAACTCATTGAGAAGAATCTCATTGTTAGTATATGGGATCGAGAACCAAGGCTCTGGATAGATACTCCACCACCTGAAAAGGATTTAGAGCTTGGTATAGGCAAGTATTTTGCATGGCAAACACCCTTGCATAGAGAGGCAATCAGAAGAGATTTAGAAATGTATATCTCAAAACAATAG
- a CDS encoding phosphate ABC transporter, periplasmic phosphate-binding protein (COGs: COG0226 ABC-type phosphate transport system periplasmic component~InterPro IPR006059:IPR005673~KEGG: pcl:Pcal_1882 phosphate ABC transporter, periplasmic phosphate-binding protein~PFAM: extracellular solute-binding protein family 1~SPTR: A3MXD1 Phosphate ABC transporter, periplasmic phosphate-binding protein~TIGRFAM: phosphate ABC transporter, periplasmic phosphate-binding protein~PFAM: Bacterial extracellular solute-binding protein~TIGRFAM: phosphate ABC transporter, phosphate-binding protein), translating to MGVDRSIIIGVVAVVLIVIAGIVGYYEGSRAVQPKTVTLTQTIRETITLTPTSGGSTPQYPASSQVATQTASATYSVTIVLPRNIGVIGGGATFVNPQMQAWIQRFMDLYKDYSIVINYQSIGSGAGEAKLIDGALDFAVTDVPISRTGFEKLKSRNIPFVQIPIVAGAVSIVYNLPEWDENRCGPLRLSGEVIADIYLGKIIKWNEPAIAQLQKDICRNLLPDKEIIGIHRADGSGTTYLFTAFLSIVNSDWNNKVGYGYTVEWPRDNIGYGIGAKGNEGVSATVKNTPYSIGYVEYGYAIQLGLKMAAIRNRDGNYVLPNTTTVLSALKYVTGIHLPKPDEYWGEYIFHILYREGSETYPIVGTPIMTLRLDVDPNKLQLIKGFLLWILTEGQKEENLVPGFLPLPKEFTERFIPIVESITK from the coding sequence ATGGGTGTAGATAGGAGTATCATAATTGGAGTAGTAGCTGTAGTATTAATAGTTATTGCAGGTATAGTTGGTTACTATGAAGGCTCTAGGGCTGTCCAACCTAAAACAGTAACATTAACACAAACTATTAGAGAAACTATTACATTAACACCAACAAGCGGTGGTTCAACTCCACAATATCCAGCTTCTTCACAGGTAGCTACACAAACTGCTTCAGCAACATATAGTGTGACTATTGTTTTGCCTAGGAATATTGGTGTTATTGGTGGTGGGGCTACTTTTGTTAATCCTCAGATGCAGGCATGGATTCAGAGGTTTATGGATCTATACAAGGATTATAGTATTGTTATTAATTATCAGTCTATTGGTAGTGGTGCTGGGGAGGCAAAGCTTATAGATGGTGCACTAGATTTTGCTGTAACAGATGTTCCAATATCTAGAACAGGTTTTGAGAAGCTAAAATCTAGAAACATACCATTTGTACAGATACCTATAGTTGCTGGTGCTGTATCCATTGTATATAACCTCCCTGAATGGGATGAAAATAGATGTGGACCTCTAAGACTATCAGGAGAAGTAATTGCAGATATATATCTAGGAAAAATAATTAAATGGAATGAACCTGCTATAGCCCAACTTCAAAAAGATATATGTAGAAATCTATTACCAGATAAAGAGATTATAGGTATCCATAGAGCTGATGGAAGTGGAACAACATATCTATTCACAGCATTCCTATCCATCGTAAATAGTGATTGGAACAATAAGGTTGGCTATGGATACACAGTTGAATGGCCAAGAGACAACATAGGCTATGGAATAGGTGCAAAAGGAAACGAAGGAGTATCAGCAACAGTCAAAAATACACCCTACTCAATAGGATACGTAGAATATGGATATGCCATACAACTAGGACTAAAAATGGCAGCTATAAGAAATAGAGATGGAAACTATGTCCTCCCCAATACAACAACAGTTCTATCTGCACTAAAATATGTAACAGGTATACATCTCCCCAAACCAGATGAATATTGGGGTGAATACATATTCCATATACTATATAGAGAAGGTTCAGAGACATATCCTATAGTAGGTACACCAATAATGACATTAAGACTAGATGTAGATCCAAATAAGCTACAGCTAATTAAAGGATTCCTACTATGGATATTAACAGAAGGACAAAAAGAGGAAAACCTAGTCCCAGGCTTCCTACCCCTACCAAAGGAATTCACAGAGAGGTTCATACCAATTGTAGAATCGATAACTAAATAA